The DNA region AGCGGCTGAAAAGAATATCTGCGGCCAGTGGAGCAAAGACGCTCGCGGCGTACAAATCAAAGAATTCACCAAAGGCATTACTATTCAGGGCACCAATGGCTCATCCGCCAACTTCGGTGTTTGGATCGTGAACTCTTCTAACGTTGTGGTACGTAACATGCGCTTTGGCTATATGCCGGGCGGCGCGCAAGACGGTGATGCCATTCGTATCGATAACTCACCAAACGTCTGGATCGACCACAACGAGATCTTTGCCAAGAACTTTGAGTGTAAAGGCACGCCAGATAATGACACGACCTTTGAGTCGGCTGTCGATATCAAGAAAGGGTCAACTAACGTCACGGTATCCTACAACTATATTCATGGCATCAAGAAAGTCGGCCTGAGCGGTTCAAGCAATACGGATACGGGTCGTAACCTGACTTATCATCACAATATCTATCGCGATGTTAACTCACGTCTGCCGCTACAGCGTGGTGGTCTGGTTCACGCGTACAACAACCTGTATGACGGCATCACCGGTTCAGGCTTTAACGTCCGTCAGAAAGGGATCGCACTGATTGAAAGCAACTGGTTCGAGAATGCACTCAACCCAGTGACAGCACGTAACGACAGCTCCAACTTTGGTACCTGGGAGCTGCGTAACAACAACATTACGAAACCGGCAGACTTCTCCAAATACAAAATCACCTGGGGAAAACCTTCCTCTCCTC from Pectobacterium actinidiae includes:
- the pelB gene encoding pectate lyase PelB, with amino-acid sequence MKYLLPTAATGLLLLAAQPAMAANTGGYATTDGGDVSGAVKKTARSMKEIVDIIEAAQVDSKGKKVKGGAYPLFITYSGNEDSLIKAAEKNICGQWSKDARGVQIKEFTKGITIQGTNGSSANFGVWIVNSSNVVVRNMRFGYMPGGAQDGDAIRIDNSPNVWIDHNEIFAKNFECKGTPDNDTTFESAVDIKKGSTNVTVSYNYIHGIKKVGLSGSSNTDTGRNLTYHHNIYRDVNSRLPLQRGGLVHAYNNLYDGITGSGFNVRQKGIALIESNWFENALNPVTARNDSSNFGTWELRNNNITKPADFSKYKITWGKPSSPHINADDWKSTGKFPTVSYKYTPVSAQCVKDKLANYAGVGKNLAVLTAANCK